In a single window of the Anguilla rostrata isolate EN2019 chromosome 4, ASM1855537v3, whole genome shotgun sequence genome:
- the prmt6 gene encoding protein arginine N-methyltransferase 6 codes for MSHFTKKRKLDKSVQDNLYFDSYADVTIHEEMIADNVRTNTYRMGILRNSNAIQGKVVLDVGAGTGVLSIFCVQAGAKKVYAVEASSIADQATEIVKLNNMEDRIDVIKGTLETIDLPEPVDVIVSEWMGYALLHESMLNSVLFARDKWLKPGGLILPSKADLYIAPINDLVVEDRLHFWSTVKDQYGVDMSCMSDFARKCIMNNDITVNLVTVEDVLSHPSKFAELDLHTVTEEQLKRVQGNFGCECFGSSSVNAFCVWFTVSFPGEEKPLVLSTSPFNPETHWKQAVLYLHEPVDVIQDTKITGEITMYPSEESSRHICVHVDYTIGDLKKKSKTFSIPDGYADAQ; via the coding sequence ATGTCTCACTTTACAAAGAAAAGGAAGTTGGACAAAAGTGTTCAGGATAACTTATATTTCGATAGTTATGCTGATGTAACCATTCACGAAGAAATGATTGCAGACAATGTTCGCACTAATACATACAGAATGGGAATATTGAGGAACAGTAATGCCATCCAGGGCAAAGTCGTTTTGGATGTTGGTGCAGGAACCGGCGTCCTCAGTATATTTTGTGTTCAAGCTGGAGCCAAAAAGGTCTACgcggtcgaggcaagttcaatCGCTGATCAAGCGACAGAGATCGTGAAACTGAATAACATGGAAGATAGGATCGATGTCATTAAAGGTACGTTAGAGACAATCGATCTGCCGGAGCCTGTGGATGTGATAGTCAGTGAATGGATGGGGTATGCTTTGCTCCATGAATCCATGCTAAACTCTGTGCTTTTTGCGCGTGACAAATGGTTAAAACCTGGGGGCCTCATTTTACCCTCCAAAGCAGATCTTTATATTGCACCTATAAACGATTTGGTGGTGGAGGACCGGTTACATTTCTGGAGTACAGTGAAAGACCAGTATGGTGTAGACATGTCTTGTATGTCTGACTTCGCAAGAAAATGTATCATGAACAACGATATCACTGTGAACTTGGTGACCGTAGAGGACGTACTCTCTCACCCATCTAAATTTGCCGAGTTAGATTTGCACACGGTGACGGAAGAACAACTGAAACGTGTGCAAGGTAACTTTGGATGTGAGTGCTTCGGTTCCTCCAGTGTCAATGCCTTCTGTGTGTGGTTTACCGTAAGTTTTCCGGGAGAAGAAAAACCCCTAGTCCTATCAACATCCCCGTTCAATCCGGAAACTCACTGGAAGCAAGCAGTGTTGTATCTTCACGAGCCCGTTGATGTGATCCAGGACACGAAGATCACAGGGGAGATAACCATGTACCCCTCTGAGGAAAGTTCCAGACACATATGCGTCCACGTGGACTACACAATAGGAGACCTCAAAAAGAAATCCAAGACTTTTTCCATTCCTGACGGCTATGCAGATGCTCAgtga